In the genome of Ignavibacteriales bacterium, one region contains:
- a CDS encoding shikimate dehydrogenase: protein MTKNSNHSNTKLLGLLGHPIRQSYSPFIHNVASELLNLDYIYLPFDVPTSNLKNAIKGMIALGIRGFNITIPHKENILPHLNNLSEEASLIGSVNTIVNELGKLNGYNTDVHGILESLSPYKDEITGSQVTIIGSGGSARAVLYTLIRHLKPKKIFLINRTEQRAEHLKNYFRDKMKYTSIRCAEFYPPSMVDVLNSSKLVVNATPVGMIPKSDDTITTLGESFTKGQIVFDLVYNPTQTKLLKLASGEGAVTLDGLKMLIHQAAKSFELWTGEKMPIEQVYKSLQLYLAN, encoded by the coding sequence ATGACAAAGAACTCCAATCATTCCAATACAAAACTGCTTGGCTTACTTGGGCACCCAATAAGACAATCCTATTCACCCTTTATTCACAACGTAGCTTCGGAATTGCTCAACCTTGATTACATATATCTTCCGTTTGATGTTCCAACTTCAAACCTGAAAAATGCTATTAAGGGAATGATAGCTCTTGGTATAAGAGGATTTAATATCACGATTCCGCACAAGGAAAATATTCTGCCTCATCTGAATAATCTTTCTGAGGAAGCATCTCTTATCGGCTCGGTTAATACTATTGTGAATGAGTTAGGAAAACTTAACGGTTACAATACGGATGTTCATGGAATACTGGAAAGTTTATCGCCTTACAAAGATGAAATAACCGGAAGTCAGGTTACCATTATAGGAAGCGGAGGTTCTGCCAGGGCTGTTCTATATACTTTGATTAGACATCTGAAACCCAAAAAAATATTTTTAATCAACAGAACTGAACAGAGAGCTGAACATCTTAAAAATTATTTTCGTGATAAGATGAAATATACATCCATAAGATGTGCTGAGTTTTACCCGCCTTCAATGGTTGATGTATTGAATTCCTCCAAACTGGTTGTGAACGCTACTCCGGTTGGTATGATTCCAAAATCAGATGATACAATCACTACACTTGGTGAATCGTTTACGAAAGGTCAAATTGTTTTTGACCTTGTTTACAATCCGACACAAACAAAGTTATTGAAACTGGCTTCAGGCGAAGGCGCCGTAACACTGGATGGATTAAAGATGCTTATTCACCAGGCAGCAAAATCGTTTGAATTGTGGACAGGTGAGAAGATGCCCATCGAGCAGGTTTATAAGTCATTGCAGCTTTATCTTGCCAACTGA
- a CDS encoding tetratricopeptide repeat protein, with the protein MAYFDSDFTQDENLFEKKKNIDDEIRKCRETIEKGNIYNSLQMVEEMIQLCLENERSMDGLFFAECLIELSPYNSEYWLRKGVFLNSLFRFDDAVQSFEKALSLNPGDTEVLIEKAAAEESLGMIESAEESLKKALDIEPDNEEAIFSLGLLNQREEKFNEAITFFLKAIEIDQEYSEALYEIGFCYENIGKYEEALQSYDKYLELEPYSANGWYNRGIVLVKLNHLEKAIDSYDLATALRDDFSSAWFNKGNALADLGRFKQAIECFKKAHEEDQFDESACFNIANIYEELGDIPNAVKYYTDAIKINNEYYEAFLARGFCHDTAGKYHLALKDFNKAISLSQDSAEAWYAKADLEYSLGQLKDAAESYRAALKIEPDNYEVWCNLAETLLELGDWLDSLGAFEHCIRINPGDANSYYGKAKINFILSRTQEAVDCLKTAFILDPGKKSEFAAEYPEIKSSKLFKKLLGEI; encoded by the coding sequence ATGGCATACTTCGATTCTGATTTCACACAAGATGAAAATCTTTTTGAAAAAAAGAAAAATATTGATGATGAAATCAGAAAATGCAGGGAGACAATAGAGAAGGGGAACATATACAATTCCTTACAAATGGTTGAAGAAATGATTCAGTTGTGCCTCGAGAATGAGAGGTCAATGGATGGATTATTTTTCGCCGAATGTCTAATCGAACTTTCCCCTTACAATTCTGAATACTGGCTGCGCAAAGGTGTCTTTCTGAATTCACTTTTTAGATTCGATGATGCTGTGCAAAGTTTTGAAAAAGCTTTATCACTTAATCCAGGGGATACTGAAGTTCTTATTGAAAAAGCTGCCGCTGAAGAAAGTCTTGGAATGATTGAATCCGCTGAAGAATCACTAAAGAAAGCGCTAGATATTGAACCTGATAATGAAGAAGCAATATTCAGTCTGGGACTATTAAATCAACGTGAAGAAAAATTTAATGAAGCAATAACATTTTTTCTGAAAGCTATTGAAATAGATCAGGAATATTCCGAAGCATTGTATGAAATCGGATTCTGCTATGAAAATATCGGTAAGTATGAAGAGGCATTGCAATCTTACGATAAATATCTTGAGTTAGAACCCTACAGCGCAAACGGCTGGTATAACAGAGGTATCGTGCTTGTTAAACTTAATCATCTGGAAAAAGCTATTGATAGTTATGACCTTGCAACCGCGCTTAGAGATGATTTCTCAAGTGCCTGGTTTAACAAGGGCAATGCACTTGCAGATCTTGGAAGATTCAAACAGGCAATTGAATGTTTTAAGAAAGCACATGAAGAAGACCAGTTTGATGAATCAGCATGTTTTAATATTGCCAACATTTATGAAGAACTCGGTGATATCCCAAATGCAGTTAAATACTATACTGATGCGATAAAAATTAATAACGAGTACTATGAAGCATTCCTTGCAAGAGGTTTCTGCCACGATACCGCGGGCAAATATCATCTCGCACTCAAGGATTTTAATAAAGCAATTTCTCTTTCACAGGACAGTGCGGAAGCCTGGTATGCAAAAGCTGATCTTGAATATTCACTTGGTCAACTAAAAGATGCCGCTGAAAGTTACCGCGCAGCTTTAAAAATTGAGCCTGATAACTATGAGGTTTGGTGTAATCTTGCAGAAACACTTTTGGAATTGGGTGACTGGCTTGACTCTTTAGGCGCGTTTGAACATTGTATAAGAATAAATCCTGGTGATGCTAACTCCTATTACGGTAAAGCTAAAATAAATTTTATTTTAAGCAGGACGCAGGAAGCTGTTGATTGTTTAAAAACAGCATTCATACTTGACCCCGGGAAAAAATCAGAGTTTGCAGCCGAGTACCCGGAGATTAAATCATCAAAATTATTTAAAAAATTACTCGGCGAAATTTAA
- a CDS encoding pathogenicity locus codes for MEIPGVGKSIAQNLIDIGIKSVSDLKGKDPQKLYDKSNKFAGVVQDRCLLYVFRCAVYYAETKNPKPELLKWWNHKY; via the coding sequence ATGGAAATCCCCGGTGTTGGAAAATCAATCGCACAGAATTTAATTGACATCGGGATAAAATCAGTCAGTGATCTAAAAGGAAAAGATCCGCAAAAGCTGTACGATAAGTCCAACAAGTTTGCAGGCGTTGTACAGGACCGATGCCTGTTATATGTTTTCCGTTGTGCTGTTTATTATGCTGAAACTAAAAATCCTAAACCCGAATTATTAAAGTGGTGGAATCATAAGTACTGA
- the sucC gene encoding ADP-forming succinate--CoA ligase subunit beta, with amino-acid sequence MKIHEYQAKETLKKFGVPVQDGIAVKNMIEFDEAISQLQSRGINQFVVKSQIHAGGRGKGKVYNFRERDNLVLEGGIKFTTSPEKAAEYAEKILGNILVTHQSGPEGKVVKTLFIAEGLDYKKELYLGILLDRSVSKNVIMASTEGGVEIEKVAEETPEKIIKEWIEPGIGLQSFQARKLAFALGLEGNAFKSFIPFIKTLYKAYEATDASLLEINPLVITNDDKVVALDAKMNFDDNALFRHPEIMEYRDLDEEDPLEVKASKFNLNYIKLDGNVGCMVNGAGLAMGTMDIIKLAGGEPANFLDVGGGANKETVANGFKIILSDPNVKAILINIFGGIVRCDRVAQGVIDAATEMHVHVPIVVRLEGTNAGEAGVLLRESGLNFEVATSLKDAAEKVTAVLNN; translated from the coding sequence ATGAAAATACATGAGTATCAGGCTAAAGAAACACTTAAGAAATTTGGTGTTCCTGTTCAGGATGGAATTGCTGTTAAAAACATGATTGAATTTGATGAAGCAATTTCTCAGTTACAATCACGGGGAATTAATCAGTTTGTTGTTAAGTCACAGATTCACGCCGGAGGCAGGGGAAAAGGTAAAGTTTATAATTTCAGAGAACGCGATAATCTTGTTTTAGAAGGCGGAATTAAGTTTACAACATCACCTGAAAAAGCCGCTGAGTATGCTGAGAAAATCCTTGGAAATATATTAGTAACTCATCAATCAGGACCCGAAGGAAAAGTAGTAAAAACTCTTTTCATTGCCGAAGGGTTAGACTATAAAAAAGAATTATATCTTGGAATATTATTAGACCGATCTGTATCTAAGAATGTAATTATGGCTTCAACAGAAGGCGGTGTTGAGATTGAAAAAGTTGCCGAGGAAACTCCTGAAAAAATAATTAAAGAATGGATTGAACCCGGTATAGGACTTCAATCCTTTCAGGCACGTAAATTAGCTTTTGCACTCGGACTTGAAGGAAACGCTTTTAAAAGTTTTATTCCCTTTATAAAAACACTTTACAAAGCTTATGAAGCGACAGATGCATCACTTCTTGAAATTAATCCATTGGTAATTACAAATGATGATAAAGTGGTTGCTCTTGATGCTAAAATGAATTTTGATGACAATGCACTTTTCAGGCATCCTGAAATTATGGAATACAGGGATCTAGACGAAGAAGATCCATTGGAAGTTAAAGCCTCAAAATTCAATCTTAACTATATAAAACTTGATGGCAATGTGGGCTGTATGGTTAACGGTGCCGGACTTGCGATGGGAACTATGGATATTATAAAACTTGCAGGCGGTGAACCAGCTAACTTTCTTGATGTTGGCGGCGGTGCAAATAAAGAAACTGTTGCAAATGGTTTTAAGATCATACTTTCAGATCCAAATGTAAAAGCTATACTCATAAATATTTTTGGCGGAATAGTAAGATGTGACAGAGTTGCTCAAGGCGTTATTGATGCCGCCACGGAAATGCATGTTCATGTTCCTATTGTTGTAAGACTGGAAGGTACAAATGCGGGAGAAGCAGGGGTTCTGCTTCGCGAATCAGGTTTGAATTTTGAAGTAGCAACCAGCCTTAAAGATGCGGCTGAAAAAGTGACAGCAGTTCTCAATAATTGA
- a CDS encoding T9SS type A sorting domain-containing protein, which translates to MGNFDADNLPSGIYFYRIQSSSFSETKKMILLK; encoded by the coding sequence ATTGGAAATTTCGATGCAGACAACTTGCCGAGCGGAATATATTTTTATAGAATTCAGAGCAGTAGTTTTTCAGAAACTAAAAAAATGATTTTGCTTAAATGA
- a CDS encoding long-chain fatty acid--CoA ligase translates to MALLKACKTIPELFVFLTQEYGKDNPRFLMQRKVNNEYQGITYNEFGEQTELLAYGLAALGIKRGDKVAILSENRPEWVYTDMAILALGAIDVPLYPSLTADSIEFILNNSESKAIILSNKLQLNKVLKTKDKLKYLNHIILLNEKDMLTEESSLYTFTDVQEMGKIYKQHHSHHLSESISQVKENDLCTIIYTSGTTGEPKGVMLTHKNILSNVNSALKAYPINKDDIFLSFLPLCHIFERMGGYYTAFSSGGMICYAESIETVSQNLLEIKPTILTTVPRLFERIHSKIIKNVESQPEKKQKIFNWAIETGKAYAKARRSGSIPVTLNFKNKLADKLVFKKIKEKTGGKLRFFISGGAPLSKELGEFFEAIGILILEGYGLTESAPVISANRIDSYKFGTVGVAFPDIEIKIAPDGEILARGPNIMQGYYKNKKETDETIKNGWLHTGDIGEFDSEGFLRITDRKKHLFKTSTGKYIAPTQIENIFLASKYIDQFILIGDRRMYLSALIVPDFEAIKEFADSHKIPYKNVNELANNKQIYDLVQKEMLALQKQVANYEKVRKFVLLDKPFSIETGEITPKLSVKRKFVEEHYKHLIESMYADN, encoded by the coding sequence ATGGCGTTATTAAAGGCTTGCAAAACTATACCTGAACTGTTTGTTTTTCTAACACAGGAATATGGAAAAGATAATCCGAGATTCCTGATGCAAAGAAAAGTTAATAACGAATATCAGGGAATCACTTATAATGAGTTCGGTGAACAAACCGAACTGCTGGCTTATGGACTCGCTGCACTTGGTATTAAGCGTGGTGATAAAGTAGCGATTCTATCCGAGAATAGACCGGAGTGGGTTTATACCGATATGGCAATCCTTGCGTTAGGCGCTATCGATGTTCCGTTATACCCGTCCTTAACTGCTGATTCAATTGAGTTCATTCTTAATAATTCTGAATCCAAAGCGATAATCCTTTCGAATAAACTTCAGTTGAATAAAGTTTTAAAGACTAAAGACAAACTGAAATATCTTAATCACATAATCCTTTTAAATGAAAAGGATATGTTGACTGAAGAATCATCTCTATATACATTTACCGATGTACAGGAGATGGGAAAAATTTATAAACAGCATCACTCGCATCATCTTTCTGAAAGCATAAGCCAGGTTAAGGAAAATGATTTATGCACTATCATTTACACTTCAGGAACTACAGGTGAACCCAAAGGCGTGATGCTAACACACAAAAATATTTTATCGAATGTTAATTCCGCCTTAAAAGCATATCCGATTAATAAAGATGATATTTTTCTTTCCTTCCTGCCCTTATGTCATATCTTCGAAAGAATGGGAGGATACTATACAGCGTTCTCATCCGGCGGAATGATTTGTTACGCGGAGAGTATTGAAACTGTTTCTCAAAATCTGCTTGAGATTAAGCCAACAATTCTCACAACAGTTCCGAGATTATTTGAACGAATCCATTCAAAGATTATAAAGAATGTTGAATCCCAACCGGAGAAAAAACAAAAAATATTTAACTGGGCAATCGAAACGGGAAAGGCCTATGCAAAAGCAAGAAGGAGCGGTAGCATTCCCGTCACTTTAAATTTCAAAAATAAACTTGCAGATAAACTTGTCTTTAAAAAGATCAAAGAAAAAACAGGTGGGAAATTACGTTTCTTTATTTCCGGAGGAGCACCATTATCAAAAGAACTCGGAGAATTTTTTGAAGCAATAGGAATACTTATTCTTGAGGGTTACGGTTTAACAGAATCTGCCCCGGTTATTTCCGCAAACAGAATTGATAGTTATAAATTTGGAACAGTAGGAGTTGCATTCCCCGACATAGAAATTAAAATTGCACCCGATGGTGAGATATTAGCACGCGGTCCGAATATCATGCAAGGTTATTATAAAAATAAAAAAGAAACTGATGAAACGATTAAGAATGGCTGGCTGCACACGGGTGATATCGGTGAATTCGATTCGGAAGGTTTTTTAAGAATTACTGACAGAAAAAAACATCTATTTAAAACTTCTACAGGAAAATATATTGCCCCGACACAAATAGAAAATATTTTTCTTGCCAGTAAATATATAGATCAGTTTATACTGATCGGTGACAGAAGAATGTACCTTAGCGCATTGATTGTACCTGACTTTGAAGCGATAAAGGAATTTGCTGATTCACATAAAATACCGTACAAAAATGTAAATGAGTTAGCAAACAATAAGCAGATATATGACCTTGTTCAGAAAGAAATGCTTGCTCTGCAAAAGCAAGTGGCTAATTATGAAAAAGTCAGAAAGTTTGTACTGCTTGACAAACCATTCTCGATTGAAACTGGAGAGATTACTCCAAAACTTAGCGTCAAGAGAAAATTTGTTGAAGAGCATTACAAACATCTGATCGAATCGATGTACGCTGATAACTGA
- the pruA gene encoding L-glutamate gamma-semialdehyde dehydrogenase, which translates to MSNAYFKVPQPINEQVKSYKPGSPEREELKKKLVELKSKQIEVPLIIGGEEVRTGNTEKMVIPHNHSHVLGVYHKAGKKEVDMAVEAALEARKTWSEMPWEHRVSIFLKIAELLAGPWRATINAATMLGQSKTVYQAEIDSAAELIDFYRFNSFYMAQLMQDQPYSGSGMWNRLEYRPLEGFIFSVTPFNFTSIAGNLPTAPAIVGNVSLWKPASSAVYSAYWLMKLFEEAGLPKGVINFVPGSGGQVGTPAFTNTNLAGVHFTGSTEVFQNMWKTISDNLKNMKYYPRIVGETGGKDFIFVHNSADVDALVVAALRGAFEYQGQKCSAASRMYVPKSLWKEFKEKYVAEINKIKMGDIEDFTNFMGAVIDKGAFKSITEYIKYAKESKDAEIITGGNFDDSKGYFIEPTTIVTTNPKFKSMEEEIFGPVLTIYVYEDDKLDETLTLCDETSPYALTGAIFAQDRHAIVKMSNRLRNASGNFYINDKPTGAVVGQQPFGGGRASGTNDKAGSAMNLMRWMTARTIKETFDPPKDWRYPFMSEK; encoded by the coding sequence ATGTCAAACGCTTATTTCAAAGTACCCCAGCCGATTAATGAACAAGTAAAATCTTATAAACCAGGTTCGCCGGAAAGGGAAGAATTAAAAAAGAAATTAGTTGAATTAAAATCCAAACAAATAGAAGTACCGCTTATTATCGGCGGCGAAGAAGTTAGAACAGGCAACACCGAAAAAATGGTTATCCCTCATAATCATAGTCACGTTCTTGGTGTTTATCATAAAGCAGGGAAGAAAGAAGTTGATATGGCAGTCGAAGCCGCGCTTGAAGCCCGCAAAACCTGGTCAGAAATGCCGTGGGAACATCGGGTATCAATATTCTTAAAAATTGCTGAACTCTTAGCCGGACCCTGGCGCGCAACAATCAATGCTGCAACAATGCTTGGTCAATCTAAAACTGTTTACCAGGCAGAGATTGATTCTGCCGCAGAACTAATAGACTTCTACCGCTTCAACAGTTTTTATATGGCTCAGCTTATGCAAGATCAGCCATACTCAGGCAGCGGAATGTGGAACCGTTTGGAATACCGTCCGCTTGAAGGATTTATTTTCTCAGTAACACCATTCAACTTTACGTCAATAGCCGGTAACCTTCCTACAGCACCGGCAATTGTAGGAAATGTTAGTTTGTGGAAGCCCGCATCAAGTGCAGTTTATTCCGCTTACTGGCTGATGAAATTATTTGAAGAAGCAGGATTACCAAAAGGAGTTATTAACTTTGTTCCCGGTTCAGGCGGACAGGTTGGAACACCGGCATTCACAAATACGAATCTTGCCGGAGTTCATTTTACTGGTTCGACAGAAGTTTTTCAAAATATGTGGAAGACAATTTCAGATAACTTAAAGAATATGAAATACTATCCCCGTATTGTTGGAGAAACAGGTGGTAAGGATTTTATATTCGTTCATAACTCAGCAGATGTTGATGCACTTGTAGTTGCAGCACTTCGCGGCGCATTTGAATACCAGGGACAAAAATGTTCAGCAGCGTCAAGAATGTATGTACCCAAATCACTTTGGAAAGAATTCAAAGAAAAATATGTCGCTGAGATCAACAAAATAAAAATGGGTGATATAGAAGACTTTACAAACTTTATGGGTGCTGTAATTGACAAAGGTGCTTTCAAATCAATTACTGAGTATATCAAATACGCAAAAGAGTCAAAGGATGCAGAGATCATTACAGGTGGAAATTTTGATGATTCAAAAGGATATTTTATTGAACCGACAACGATTGTAACAACTAACCCTAAATTCAAATCGATGGAAGAAGAAATTTTCGGTCCTGTTCTTACAATATATGTTTATGAAGATGATAAGCTTGATGAAACATTAACTCTTTGCGATGAAACTTCTCCTTATGCTTTAACAGGAGCTATCTTTGCACAGGATAGACATGCAATTGTTAAAATGTCAAACAGGCTCAGAAATGCTTCGGGTAATTTTTATATAAATGATAAACCAACCGGCGCAGTTGTCGGTCAACAGCCGTTTGGCGGCGGCAGAGCATCTGGTACAAATGATAAAGCCGGAAGTGCGATGAACCTGATGAGATGGATGACAGCAAGGACAATAAAAGAAACGTTCGATCCTCCGAAAGATTGGCGTTATCCGTTTATGAGTGAAAAATAG
- a CDS encoding pyridoxal phosphate-dependent aminotransferase, which translates to MLVSERINRITVSPTMQVAAEAKRMRAEGINVIDLSVGEPDFPTPHNIKEAAKKAIDENHTKYTINAGTIELRKAIQAKLKRDNNLDYNLKEIIVSNGAKQSVFNTIMASVNEGDEVIIPSPYWVSYPDMVSMANGISVFPSTSEKNGFKLTPGELEKTITSKTKIFILCNPSNPTGSAYSKTELHELAEVIDDKKILVIADEIYEKLVYDKFEFVSFPSTSKKMKEKTMLVNGVSKAYSMTGWRIGFTAGDEHIIEGINKIQSHSTSNASSVSQTAAIEALAGPQYVINEMLDEFKIRRDYMYDQLLSIPGITCYKPEGAFFLFPNVSAYFGKKTSVLKIEHSFDFAMHILYEAKIAAVPGSAFGADGFLRLSYATSMENIKEAMIRFKQALSHLT; encoded by the coding sequence ATCTTGGTATCTGAAAGAATAAATCGAATCACTGTTTCACCAACAATGCAGGTTGCTGCTGAAGCCAAAAGAATGCGCGCAGAGGGGATAAATGTTATCGATCTTAGTGTCGGTGAACCGGATTTCCCTACACCACATAACATAAAAGAAGCAGCTAAAAAAGCGATCGATGAAAACCACACCAAGTACACAATAAACGCCGGAACTATTGAATTAAGAAAAGCCATTCAAGCGAAGCTGAAAAGAGATAACAATCTTGATTACAATCTGAAAGAGATCATCGTGAGTAACGGTGCCAAACAAAGTGTGTTCAATACAATTATGGCATCTGTAAATGAGGGTGATGAAGTTATAATCCCCTCGCCTTACTGGGTTTCGTATCCGGATATGGTGAGCATGGCAAATGGGATTTCAGTTTTCCCTTCAACATCTGAAAAGAATGGATTTAAGTTAACTCCTGGCGAATTAGAAAAAACAATAACTTCTAAAACAAAAATATTTATACTCTGTAATCCTTCCAATCCGACAGGATCTGCTTATAGTAAAACAGAACTACATGAACTTGCTGAAGTAATTGATGATAAAAAAATATTAGTTATCGCTGATGAGATATATGAAAAATTAGTTTACGATAAATTTGAATTTGTCAGTTTCCCTTCCACCAGCAAAAAGATGAAAGAAAAAACTATGCTTGTTAACGGAGTTTCAAAAGCGTATTCAATGACAGGATGGAGAATCGGGTTTACCGCCGGTGATGAACACATTATTGAAGGCATTAATAAAATTCAAAGTCATTCCACTTCCAATGCTTCTTCGGTATCACAGACTGCAGCTATTGAAGCGCTCGCAGGTCCTCAATACGTTATCAATGAAATGCTTGATGAATTCAAAATAAGAAGAGATTACATGTATGATCAGCTGCTTTCAATACCCGGAATTACCTGTTACAAACCTGAAGGTGCATTCTTTTTATTTCCTAATGTCTCAGCCTATTTTGGTAAGAAAACTTCGGTGCTGAAGATTGAACATTCCTTTGATTTTGCTATGCACATTTTATATGAAGCCAAAATTGCTGCTGTCCCAGGAAGCGCATTTGGTGCTGATGGGTTCCTGCGTTTGTCTTATGCTACATCGATGGAAAATATTAAGGAAGCGATGATAAGATTTAAACAGGCTTTATCACATCTTACTTAA